In Erigeron canadensis isolate Cc75 chromosome 6, C_canadensis_v1, whole genome shotgun sequence, the following are encoded in one genomic region:
- the LOC122605808 gene encoding putative disease resistance RPP13-like protein 1, with translation MDVDFLGVFITMLMAKLSDYTVSEHSNRSAGIKSDHLDRWKEALVSFQSLFAADTGCKKALEESLGQPILSDWLHGVQDLGHHIYDLLDGTSLNEESNYASSKNKVLLDIIPTACSRFNASSNNHISEADMITEQLVDYVNKMNELRLVIVRSDKASTPPIKFTHLLRDRSPIVGLEKDREALLHKLLVDDEACKQNVNVVSVVGMGGIGKTTLAKTLYYDDKVTQHFDIRAWVSVSVTDNFNVFRISQAIYYTVDAQHIQDPADLNLLQTSLKRTFFKKRFLLVIDNVWNVKNTEWELFQGPFALAAAPGSKFIVTTRNPRVASATNSVVAYPLEVLPDEEALSLFAQNALGKPNFDSHPTLKLHGESIVKRCDGLPLALVSLGMMLHTERSDKEWKKLLIDWISNVRNEILPTLKLSYNGLPPHLKQMFAYCSLFPKDYVFNKKELVLMWMALGFLYFSNTNKSPEHLGHECFEELESKHFFQIEKSSGYKMNYMINDLATSVGEEYFYRLDDQMDTKEDLEKVHHFSFTRQRFGVYKKFKALKKVRRLQTFLAVSVSLQGRQNLFLLNNILVELLPQLQFLRVLSLTNYSITELPQSVSSLKHMCYLNCSQTNITYLPEAVAELYNLQSLLLRGCRKLDRLPHSFVKLEHLRHLDISDTPMLKKIPLGIEKLTKLQTLSKVIIEETNGFKLSDLYSLVNLQGHLSIEGLQKVKDASEARGANLQQMNGLEVLELEWSDVGETRNEITDQEVLTELRPHDKLKSLKILFYSGDQFPSWIGDSSFVQLTEISLSGCRSCTDLPTLGHLGSLEKLFVESMDKVKTIRFDLPGSVNSSHVNAFPSLKVLEFKDMQNWEEWLIHGGDKDGTTTLFPSLREIYVSNCPNLAVVSFGSGFPSLDILEFKNMQGWKEWSGTTASFPHLRQISLVNCLKLVVSIKSMPSLHQLHIQKCSIAVLSYMVGLSSSIVSLTVENIKELTHLPKEVLEHLGEVTDLCIKWCDQMTYLWVSESEAGNFLVRLQNLDVFYCKNLVSLSQKGVNLDSSMKSVNKVRIRDCERLKNYDCPKSIEWLEIWNCSSLASLDFIPTVEETSSTLKFLDIQRCYNLEENWLSNNFLSPLESLEMVSLVKLRYFPEERFLHITKLIIRACDNIKSIPDKGFGSIPLRRLEIIHCKNLNSLPYQQLTSLTSMEELVISHCPLLDDTFPCGSWPPNLSILTIGGLNKPMSKWGTQNFPPSLVTLYLHGQNAGVDPFAEADSMPNFYLPKSLTFLEINGFVNLKSLSKGLQHLTSLEGLVIDSCPKLVDLPPEELLEKLLSLKVYYCPKLQQKCHSKKGNYRHILSQIPELYV, from the coding sequence ATGGATGTTGATTTTTTGGGTGTGTTCATCACCATGTTGATGGCAAAACTGTCAGATTATACGGTCTCTGAACACTCGAACAGATCTGCAGGAATCAAATCTGATCATCTGGACAGATGGAAGGAAGCCTTGGTCAGCTTCCAATCTTTGTTTGCTGCTGATACAGGGTGTAAAAAAGCCTTGGAAGAAAGCCTTGGTCAACCAATTCTTTCAGATTGGCTACATGGTGTCCAAGATTTGGGGCACCACATCTACGATCTGCTTGATGGTACAAGTTTAAATGAAGAATCTAATTATGCCAGCAGCAAGAATAAGGTATTATTGGATATCATCCCAACAGCTTGTTCTAGATTTAATGCTAGTAGTAACAACCATATTTCCGAGGCAGATATGATCACCGAGCAATTGGTAGATtatgttaataaaatgaatgaacTAAGATTAGTAATTGTAAGGTCAGATAAAGCAAGCACACCACCAATAAAGTTTACTCATTTATTGCGGGATAGGTCGCCAATTGTGGGTCTGGAAAAGGATAGAGAAGCATTGCTCCACAAGTTGTTAGTCGATGATGAGGCATGTAAACAAAATGTCAACGTTGTGTCGGTAGTTGGTATGGGTGGGATAGGCAAAACCACCCTggctaaaactttgtactaTGATGACAAAGTGACTCAACACTTTGATATCAGGGCTTGGGTTTCTGTTTCTGTTACAGACAACTTCAATGTATTTCGAATTAGCCAGGCTATTTATTATACTGTGGATGCACAACACATCCAAGACCCAGCTGACCTAAATCTGTTGCAAACGTCCCTTAAAAGaactttttttaagaaaaggtTCCTACTTGTTATTGACAATGTCTGGAACGTTAAGAACACAGAATGGGAACTCTTCCAAGGCCCTTTTGCTCTAGCTGCTGCACCTGGAAGTAAATTTATTGTTACAACCCGGAACCCCAGGGTTGCATCAGCTACAAATTCTGTTGTAGCTTACCCACTAGAGGTTTTGCCAGATGAGGAAGCTCTATCGTTGTTTGCTCAAAATGCCCTAGGCAAACCAAACTTTGATTCACATCCAACACTCAAGTTGCATGGTGAAAGTATCGTGAAAAGATGTGACGGGTTACCTTTGGCTTTGGTATCACTTGGTATGATGTTGCATACAGAAAGGTCTGATAAAGAATGGAAGAAATTGTTGATTGATTGGATTTCGAATGTAAGGAATGAGATTCTTCCTACTCTAAAACTGAGCTATAATGGTCTCCCTCCACACTTGAAGCAGATGTTCGCATATTGCTCCTTATTTCCCAAGGACTATGTGTTCAACAAGAAGGAACTTGTTTTGATGTGGATGGCACTAGGATTTCTGTACTTTTCAAATACAAACAAGTCACCAGAGCATTTGGGTCATGAGTGTTTTGAAGAGCTGGAGTCCAAGCATTTCTTTCAGATTGAGAAATCATCAGGGTATAAAATGAACTACATGATAAATGACTTGGCCACAAGTGTTGGGGAAGAATATTTCTATAGGCTGGATGATCAGATGGACACGAAAGAAGATTTGGAGAAGGTCCACCACTTTTCTTTTACTCGACAACGGTTTGGAGTGTACAAAAAGTTCAaagcattaaaaaaagttagacGTCTGCAGACATTTTTAGCAGTCTCGGTTAGCCTACAGGGTAGGCAGAATTTGTTCTTGTTGAACAATATTCTTGTCGAATTACTTCCGCAACTACAGTTTCTGAGGGTGCTAAGTCTAACTAACTATTCAATCACAGAGCTACCACAGTCGGTTAGCAGTCTCAAACATATGTGTTACCTCAACTGTTCTCAAACTAACATCACATATTTGCCAGAAGCAGTGGCTGAACTTTATAATCTACAGAGCTTATTACTTCGTGGTTGTAGAAAGTTGGATCGCTTGCCCCACAGTTTTGTAAAGTTAGAACACCTACGACATCTTGACATTAGTGATACTCCAATGTTGAAAAAGATACCCCTGGGGATTGAAAAGTTGACGAAATTGCAAACTCTATCCAAGGTCATTATTGAAGAAACTAATGGGTTTAAACTATCCGATCTTTATAGCCTGGTTAATCTTCAAGGTCACCTTTCCATTGAGGGGCTACAAAAGGTAAAAGATGCGAGTGAAGCAAGGGGTGCCAATTTACAACAAATGAATGGCCTCGAAGTCTTGGAGCTGGAGTGGAGTGATGTCGGTGAAACTCGTAATGAGATAACTGATCAAGAAGTTCTTACAGAGCTAAGGCCTCATGATAAGTTGAAAAGCCTAAAGATATTGTTCTATTCAGGAGACCAATTTCCTAGTTGGATCGGTGATTCCTCGTTTGTTCAGTTAACAGAGATCTCATTAAGTGGCTGTAGAAGCTGTACAGATCTACCAACACTTGGACACCTAGGGTCACTTGAAAAGTTGTTTGTTGAAAGCATGGATAAGGTGAAGACTATACGTTTTGATTTACCTGGATCAGTTAATTCAAGTCATGTTAATGCATTTCCGTCTCTTAAAGTTTTGGAATTTAAGGATATGCAGAATTGGGAGGAATGGTTAATCCACGGTGGTGACAAGGATGGAACTACAACATTGTTTCCTAGTCTTCGTGAGATTTATGTCTCAAACTGTCCAAACCTTGCTGTAGTGTCATTTGGCTCTGGATTTCCATCACTTGATATTTTGGAATTTAAAAATATGCAAGGTTGGAAAGAATGGTCAGGAACTACTGCATCCTTTCCTCATCTTAGACAGATTTCTTTAGTAAATTGTCTAAAACTTGTAGTCTCAATTAAATCAATGCCGTCACTTCACCAGTTACATATACAAAAATGTTCCATAGCAGTGTTAAGTTACATGGTTGGTCTGTCTTCATCAATTGTTAGTTTGACGGTGGAGAATATTAAAGAGCTTACTCATCTACCTAAAGAAGTTCTGGAGCATCTTGGAGAAGTTACAGATCTATGCATCAAATGGTGTGATCAAATGACATACTTATGGGTTTCAGAATCAGAGGCTGGCAACTTTCTTGTTAGGTTACAGAATTTGGACGTATTTTACTGTAAAAATTTGGTATCATTATCACAGAAAGGGGTTAATTTGGATTCTAGCATGAAATCGGTTAATAAAGTGCGTATTCGTGACTGCGAAAGACTAAAGAATTACGATTGTCCAAAAAGTATCGAGTGGTTGGAGATTTGGAATTGTTCTTCACTCGCATCCTTGGATTTTATTCCAACTGTAGAGGAGACTTCTTCCACCCTGAAGTTTCTTGACATTCAGCGATGTTATAATTTGGAGGAAAATTGGCTTTCCAACAACTTTTTGTCACCTCTTGAATCTCTTGAAATGGTTAGTTTGGTGAAATTGAGATACTTTCCCGAAGAACGCTTTCTTCACATCACCAAACTGATAATCAGGGCTTGTGATAACATCAAATCCATTCCTGATAAAGGTTTTGGTTCAATTCCCCTTCGGCGTCTCGAGATCATTCATTGCAAAAATTTGAACTCATTGCCTTATCAACAACTCACAAGTCTCACATCTATGGAAGAGTTGGTGATAAGTCATTGTCCGCTACTCGATGACACATTCCCTTGTGGTTCATGGCCTCCTAACTTAAGTATTCTAACAATAGGGGGGTTAAATAAGCCCATGTCAAAGTGGGGGACTCAAAATTTTCCACCCTCACTTGTTACGTTATACTTGCATGGCCAAAATGCAGGAGTGGATCCGTTTGCAGAGGCAGACAGTATGCCAAATTTTTATCTTCCAAAAAGTCTAACCTTTCTGGAGATAAATGGTTTTGTTAATTTGAAATCACTTTCAAAGGGGCTACAACACCTGACCAGCCTTGAAGGACTTGTAATCGATTCATGCCCAAAACTCGTTGATCTGCCGCCAGAGGAACTACTTGAAAAACTGTTAAGTTTGAAAGTATATTATTGCCCAAAACTGCAACAAAAGTGTCATAGTAAAAAAGGAAACTACCGACACATCCTCTCCCAAATCCCTGAACTTTACGTCTAA
- the LOC122605660 gene encoding uncharacterized protein LOC122605660 yields MAARVIEKFFITSMLMWMVPIAILYAFNNNLLPAGFTDMSPHSLTLVSGFVAVISVNIVIAFYIYLAMKEPSEKHEPDPKFVSEAEASIKHFVSNETQETSSTNKKEQ; encoded by the exons atggcggCAAGAGTTATAGAGAAGTTCTTCATAACATCCATGTTGATGTGGATGGTTCCTATTGCCATTCTGTATGCCTTCAACAATAATTTGCTTCCTGCCG GTTTCACTGATATGTCTCCACATTCTTTGACTCTTGTTAGCGGGTTTGTTGCTGTTATATCTGTCAATATCGTAATTGCATTCTACATATATTTGGCAATGAAAGAACCTTCTGAAAAACACGAGCCAGATCCTAAGTTTGTCTCAGAAGCTGAAGCCAGTATCAAGCACTTTGTATCAAATGAAACTCAGGAAACTTCATCAACAAACAAAAAGGAACAGTAA
- the LOC122602727 gene encoding dirigent protein 11-like, with amino-acid sequence MSKPLFVASLSIPLIVIPLLYWGYNFSKNKHKQTNLVFYVHDNLSGDDKSAMTVAGKDGPTTSIMHFGTLLAHDDPVTMDPDSKSKEIGKAQGMYVNSQLDGKAFYMIFSIMFTQGDYKGSTLEIQGADPFTLKQREFSVVSGTGYFRFVRGYGIMTTEFLDIANLRATIKLDITVKHF; translated from the coding sequence ATGTCGAAACCTCTCTTTGTTGCATCACTCTCCATCCCACTAATTGTCATTCCTCTATTATATTGGGGAtacaatttttcaaaaaataaacataaacaaaccaATCTAGTGTTCTATGTACATGACAACCTTAGTGGTGATGACAAGTCAGCAATGACAGTGGCCGGAAAAGACGGTCCCACGACTAGTATTATGCATTTTGGGACCCTTTTAGCACATGATGATCCGGTAACCATGGACCCCGATTCTAAGTCTAAAGAAATCGGAAAAGCGCAAGGAATGTATGTTAATAGTCAGTTAGATGGGAAGGCGTTTTACATGATATTTTCGATCATGTTCACTCAAGGGGACTATAAGGGAAGCACACTAGAGATTCAAGGAGCCGATCCTTTTACGTTAAAACAAAGGGAGTTTTCGGTTGTCTCAGGAACAGGTTATTTTCGGTTTGTGAGAGGGTATGGAATCATGACCACCGAGTTTCTTGATATAGCAAATTTGAGAGCTACTATCAAGCTTGATATAACAGTGAAACACTTTTGA